The Dyadobacter sp. 676 DNA window GTAAACCTCCGAGATCTGCGCATTTGCAGCACCTGCAACCGAATTTCTTTTCCGTCTTACCACCTCGATTTCCGATGTGTAAGCGGATTCTTTCAGACCACCTGCTTGTACTAGTACGTCTTCGAGCGTCATATCGGTCGTGTACGGAAATTTCCCTTCATTCTGGCCGATCTTGGTGTTGTTCACTTCGCCTTCCACGCTTACATAGGCTGTTTCAGCCATTTCAAACCTCGACGGAACAACCACCTGGTCGAGGCGGGTCAGTACGAGGTCGGGCGTAACGCCGTTGAGCACGTCGGTATAATTGATGGGAATGGTCTGGATCGTGAGGTCCTCGCGGGTGCGCAGTACGTTCACGCGGCCTACGAAAGCGTCCTCGCGCATGCCCTGCGCATTATCGATCAGCGCTTTGAGGGTCGGGCTGTTGTCGAGCGAATATTCTCCCGGCCGCATTACGGCGCCTTCAACGGTAACGATATTCTCGTAACGGTCGAGTACGGTTTCCACATTGATAGAGTCACCGGTCGCCATTTCGAATGTATCATATTCGCTTTCCGCCACATCGAGGATTTTCCGTTCCTTGGAAGTGATACGCTGGATTTTCAGGCGTGCCCGGTAAGCCTTGTCGTTGAACCCGCCCGCATAACGAAGCACATCGCCCAGTTTTTCTTCCGGTTTCAGTTCGTAGATGCCCGGACGTTTCACCATCCCTGCGATTTCGGCACGTTTCAGGTAATATCCAACCACGATGTTATCGTTCTCCTGAACGCGGATATCGCCATCGATTTTTCCGTTTACCAGGTAGTCGTAAATATCCATTCTCGAGACGACCTTGCCCTGGCGGACCACGCGCACTTCGCGGAAAGATCCAATTTCGTTAGGCCCCCCCGCCTGGTACAGCGCATTGAATGCCGAGGAAAGGGACGATACCGTGTAAGTGCCCGGATTGATCACTTCTCCGGTTACGAAGACCTTCACCGAACGCACTTCGCCCAGTGTAACCATCAGTTTGGTGCGGGCAGTTTCGCCCCCCGTGCCGATCATGCCCGGAACAAATTTGGCAAACTTGTCGATGAGGATTTTCTTGATTTCTTCGATCGTACGACCGGCTACCATGACATTGCCGACGCGGGGAATGCTGATGAAACCGTCCTTGTTGACGATCACCTCGTAGGTGCTTTCGGCGTAGTTGTAGAGGTAAATTTTCAGTTCGTCGCCGGGGCCAACCACGTAATTTGTTGGCGTAACAATTTGTAAATCAGGGATTGGTGCGAGATTTTTATCGGCAAAAATCGAATAGCCGTAGATCTTCTGGCGGAGCGCTTCCTTGGCCTGTTCTTCGGGCGTCAGGGTGGTGCTGGTACTGGTATTGATCTTGCTTTGCTCGCCACCTTCGCTATTCTGGCTGTTCTGATTTGCGCCCTTGCCTTTATCGCCCCCCCTGGCCATCGTTCCCCTGTTGCTGGGTGCCCTGCTGCTGGTTCCCGCCCGGCTGATTTGCCCCCTGCTGGGTAGATCCCTGCTGGCCACCTGGGCCGGATTGCGTATTCCCCGTGCCGGTTGTACCCGTGTTGCCGCTTCTCGGGCCTGATTGGGGAGAGCCTTGTGTTCCGGTCGACGACGGGGTAGCAGTTCCGGAAGGGGCCGTTGGTGCAATAACCTGTGAAAAAGCGGGCAATGAAATGAGTAAACTCAGGAAATAGGGAAGTACAGATTTATAACTTTTAGCCAACCTGGATCTGTTCATAAGAAGAATTATTGTACTATTGAAAGTCTGAAAATTCATTAAAACTATGTATAAGACTAGTATTTTTGAATTTGGGATTCGAGTACACGCAATATTCTGGTAGTGTATATCATGGCAAAGTAAATTAGATTTTTCCTATTTTTAAAGAATTTCTATTAATCGGGGCCGCATCTTATAAAGCCCCGCAAAGTTATAACAGGGTAACGACAAAAGATTCAATTTATTAAAATACCGGTTCCAAAAGCCATAATACTCCTAAAAGAATAGTTATAAATATGGAAAGTACAAATGTTCAATACGACGAGAGCAGTATCCGGTCACTGGACTGGAAGGAACATATCCGCCTGAGGCCCGGGATGTATATCGGCAAGCTCGGCGACGGCTCGTCGGTGGACGATGGGATTTACGTGCTCGTGAAGGAAGTAGTCGACAATTCGATCGACGAGCACATGATGGGCAACGGCAAAACAATCGAGATTAAGATTTCCGAACACCGCGTGGAAGTGCGCGACTACGGCCGCGGCATTCCGCTGGGCAAGGTTGTTGACTGCGTTTCGAAGATCAACACCGGCGGTAAATACGATTCCGGGGCGTTCCAGAAGTCGGTGGGCCTGAACGGTGTCGGTACAAAAGCGGTGAATGCGCTTTCCAATCACTTTAAAGTGCAATCGTACCGCGATGGCAAGACAAAGATTGCGGAATTCCAGCAGGGGACGCTGCTGCACGAATCGGAGGAGCTTCAAACAAGCCAGCGCAACGGGACCTATGTGGCGTTTGAACCGGATAGCACTATTTTCAAGAACTTCAGGTATATTCCGCAATACCTCGACAATATGATCTGGAACTACTGCTATCTGAACGCAGGGTTGACGATCAATTTCAATGGGCAGAAATACTTTTCGCAAAACGGCCTGCTCGATCTCCTGAAAAGCAAATCCGACCCCGAATCGCTGCGTTACCCGATCATTCATTTGAAAGGCGACGATATTGAACTGGCGATGACTCATGGTAACCAATATGGTGAGGAATACTATTCGTTTGTGAACGGTCAATATACGACACAGGGAGGTACCCATCTCGCTGCATTCAGGGAGGCGGTCGTGAAGGCGGTGCGCGAGCATTTCGGTAAAGATTATGCGCCGGAGGATATCCGTTCTTCCATTATCGGTGCGATCGCTATCCGCGTCCAGGAGCCCGTTTTCGAGTCGCAAACCAAAACCAAGCTGGGTTCGAACACCATTACGCCCGATCCGAACAGCACGACGGTCAGGACATTCGTTAATGATTTCGTAAAAGAAAGGCTGGACAACTTCCTGCACATGAACCCCGAATCGCGCGATGCATTGAAGAAGCGGATCGAGCAGTCGGAACGGGAACGGAAAGAGCTGGCGGGAATTAAGAAACTTGCCAACGACCGTGCCAAAAAGGCCAACCTGCACAATAAAAAGCTCCGCGACTGCCGCATTCACCTCACCGACCTCAAGAGCGACCAGCGGTACGAAACGACATTGTTTATCACTGAAGGGGATTCCGCGAGCGGTTCCATTACCAAATCGCGCGACATTCAGACGCAGGCCGTGTTTAGCTTGCGCGGCAAGCCGCTGAATTCGTTCGGGCTTACCAAAAAGATTGTTTACGAAAACGAAGAGTTCAATCTGCTCCAGCATGCATTGGATGTGGAGAATGGCGTGGAAAACCTCCGGTTCAACCGCATTATCATCGCTACCGACGCCGATGTGGACGGAATGCATATCCGGCTGTTGCTGATGACTTTTTTCCTGCAATTCTTCCCCGATCTGGTGCGCAACGGGCATTTGTTTGTGCTCGAAACGCCGCTGTTCCGCGTCCGTAACAAGAAAGAAACCATTTACTGTTACAGCGAAGAGGAGAAGCAGGCGGCTATCGACAAGCTGGGTAACAAGCCGGAAATTACCCGCTTCAAAGGACTGGGAGAGATTTCGCCGGAAGAATTCGGAAAGTTCATCGGCGAGGATATGCGGGTGGAGCCGGTAATCCTGCAAAAGGAAACGTCCATTCAGAAATTGCTGAGTTATTTTATGGGTAAAAATACCCCTGAAAGACAGCGTTTTATTATTGATAATCTCAAAATTGAGAAGAATGTGGAAGAACTCGCTCTCGCAGGATAGGCCTGTTGAGCATTATCTTTGGGAGGTCGAGTAATAGCGGACCAGGGAGTTCTTTATGATAATGCAGACGCACCTTCCGGTTTTGATCATCATATTTAAAGTGTCTTTGTGGAATTACAGGAATTAAGAAACAGGATCGACGGACTGGACGACCAGTTACTGAGCATCTTGAACGAGCGGATGGAGCTCGTGAAAAAGGTGGGGGAATTGAAACGGTCCTCCCAATCGATTATTTATCGCCCCGAGCGGGAGAAGCAAATCCTCGACAGGCTCGCCAGGCATAACAACGGGCTGCTGACCCGTCAGGCGATCGACGCCATTTTCTTTGAAATTTTTGCCGTTTCCCGAAACCTGGAACTGCCCGAACGGATTTCCTATCTCGGTCCGGAAGGGAGTTTTACGCACCAGGCCGCCGAAAGCCGTTTTGGGGCGATGAGCGAATACCTCGTACTGCCCACGATCCATTCGGTGTTCGAAAGCGTGGAAACAGGCCGTGCCAAATTCGGCGTGGTGCCTATCGAAAACAACCAGGAGGGAATTGTTGTGGAAACGGTGGATTTCCTGCGGGAGAAAAACCTTTCGATTGTGGCTGAAATGCTTTTGAAGGTGCATTTTACCTTCGCATCCCAGTCCGATAGCCTGAAATCGATTAAGAGGATTTATTCTAAAGACATCGCATTCCGCCAGTGCGGAAAGTTTATCAGCGAATACCTGGAAGGCATGGGAATCGAGCTCATCGCAGTGGATTCTACTTCCAAAGCGGCCAAACTGGCCTCGGAAGAACCGGATTCGGCCGCCATTTGCTCATCCATTTCTGCACGATTGTTCGGGGTTCCCGTTCTTTTCGACAATATCGAGGACAGCGACCAGAATCAGACGCGCTTCCTGATCCTGGCGAAAGATTTCACCAATGTGAAAAGCAGCGACGACAAAACGACGATCATCGCGAACCTGCCCAATACCAACCGGCCGGGCGTGCTGTATGAATTTCTGAAAGATTTTAACGACCGGGGTATCAACCTCACCAAGATCGAGAGCCGGCCGTTACGCGGCGAAGCGTCGTTCCGCGCGTGGTTCCTGGTGGAATTCCTCGGGCACATGGACGATCCGCAGGTGCAGGAGATCATGCAAAAGTACGGGACGCACCTGAAATGGCTCGGAAGCTACGTAAGAGTCGCATAAAACGAAAAGCTCGCATTACCCGCGAGCTTTTCGTTTATATAATGCATTTTAAGGCTATTTCTTCAATGTGCCTCGGTAAAGCGACGGCCAGTTGCCATATAATTCAATTTCAGTTTCGACGCCGTCGGGCAGCCTTATTTTCATTTTCCGCAGGGCCGAGGGCTGCTGGAACGAGTCCACCGCCAGTACGACGATGAGATTGCCTTTTACGATAGAAGTAACAAATGGCTGTTTTCCGTCGATCGCCAGCAGTGCCTGCTCTTTTTTGGGCTGTATCCATTGCCCGTCGAGCTGGAAAGCCAGGTCCTGGTTGGTACCGCCGGTCAGCACGTCTTCTACTTGTTTTGCCATCCAGTTGCCAAGCACGTAATATTCGGTCGGGAAGTCCCAGTAGGGAGCGGCAGTGCCTCCGCTCGTGTTACGGCCAACTTCGGTTTCAGGCGTTTTGCCGTCGGCCGGGTACCATTCGTAGCCCCAGCCCCACATATCTTTCGAAAGTTTGTAGGCATTAGGGTTCTGTGCGCTCGGTCCGCCGTCATGCCATAGGTAATAGCCATCGAAAAGGATCAATGAGAATAATGAAAAGCTCAAAGCTTGGCTGGCAGGCATCATTTCGAGCTGGTTCATGATGAGTTCGCCTTTCGGATCCGTAAGCTGGTAGTTCCAGGGCACGATCGGGTCTTTGTACAAAGGCATGTACCGGTTCCAACCGTAGAAGATGAATTTATTGTTTTTCTGATAAGGCAGCAACCTGTTGATGCGCAGCGAATGGATTGCCGAGAGCAGCACAAAGTTGTTCGGCGAATTACCTGCATTATCTACCGCAAACATCGGTTTCGGGTACACATCAATCGGAACGGTGTTGAAAATATCCCGGAAGCTGTCGCCGTT harbors:
- a CDS encoding DNA topoisomerase IV subunit B, whose amino-acid sequence is MESTNVQYDESSIRSLDWKEHIRLRPGMYIGKLGDGSSVDDGIYVLVKEVVDNSIDEHMMGNGKTIEIKISEHRVEVRDYGRGIPLGKVVDCVSKINTGGKYDSGAFQKSVGLNGVGTKAVNALSNHFKVQSYRDGKTKIAEFQQGTLLHESEELQTSQRNGTYVAFEPDSTIFKNFRYIPQYLDNMIWNYCYLNAGLTINFNGQKYFSQNGLLDLLKSKSDPESLRYPIIHLKGDDIELAMTHGNQYGEEYYSFVNGQYTTQGGTHLAAFREAVVKAVREHFGKDYAPEDIRSSIIGAIAIRVQEPVFESQTKTKLGSNTITPDPNSTTVRTFVNDFVKERLDNFLHMNPESRDALKKRIEQSERERKELAGIKKLANDRAKKANLHNKKLRDCRIHLTDLKSDQRYETTLFITEGDSASGSITKSRDIQTQAVFSLRGKPLNSFGLTKKIVYENEEFNLLQHALDVENGVENLRFNRIIIATDADVDGMHIRLLLMTFFLQFFPDLVRNGHLFVLETPLFRVRNKKETIYCYSEEEKQAAIDKLGNKPEITRFKGLGEISPEEFGKFIGEDMRVEPVILQKETSIQKLLSYFMGKNTPERQRFIIDNLKIEKNVEELALAG
- a CDS encoding SLBB domain-containing protein, translated to MARGGDKGKGANQNSQNSEGGEQSKINTSTSTTLTPEEQAKEALRQKIYGYSIFADKNLAPIPDLQIVTPTNYVVGPGDELKIYLYNYAESTYEVIVNKDGFISIPRVGNVMVAGRTIEEIKKILIDKFAKFVPGMIGTGGETARTKLMVTLGEVRSVKVFVTGEVINPGTYTVSSLSSAFNALYQAGGPNEIGSFREVRVVRQGKVVSRMDIYDYLVNGKIDGDIRVQENDNIVVGYYLKRAEIAGMVKRPGIYELKPEEKLGDVLRYAGGFNDKAYRARLKIQRITSKERKILDVAESEYDTFEMATGDSINVETVLDRYENIVTVEGAVMRPGEYSLDNSPTLKALIDNAQGMREDAFVGRVNVLRTREDLTIQTIPINYTDVLNGVTPDLVLTRLDQVVVPSRFEMAETAYVSVEGEVNNTKIGQNEGKFPYTTDMTLEDVLVQAGGLKESAYTSEIEVVRRKRNSVAGAANAQISEVYKFNVNRDLSLNAKATNFVLFPFDQVIVRKSPNYVEQQTVFVEGEVLVTGPYTIINKNDKISDIIKRAGGLTELAYPEGATLLRRTVVKNLDEPVDYEQVQQTEKRIKQGTLTGDLPNVKEEKIGIVLKNILKNPGSFEDLVVQEGDIIRIPKRLETVQVTGAVLYPTTVKYGKGMSFSDYISQSGGFTVQSLRKSSYIKYPNGNIDRTRRFLFFNVYPKVQPGSEIYVPLRAAPALNTQQSIQTATTLLSSIMGLIVTVLAFRTIR
- the pheA gene encoding prephenate dehydratase — its product is MELQELRNRIDGLDDQLLSILNERMELVKKVGELKRSSQSIIYRPEREKQILDRLARHNNGLLTRQAIDAIFFEIFAVSRNLELPERISYLGPEGSFTHQAAESRFGAMSEYLVLPTIHSVFESVETGRAKFGVVPIENNQEGIVVETVDFLREKNLSIVAEMLLKVHFTFASQSDSLKSIKRIYSKDIAFRQCGKFISEYLEGMGIELIAVDSTSKAAKLASEEPDSAAICSSISARLFGVPVLFDNIEDSDQNQTRFLILAKDFTNVKSSDDKTTIIANLPNTNRPGVLYEFLKDFNDRGINLTKIESRPLRGEASFRAWFLVEFLGHMDDPQVQEIMQKYGTHLKWLGSYVRVA